The DNA sequence ATAGCTCCGGATTCGGCGCAGCTGGCGGATTATTCAGGGGAATTGGATATCCCGGCTGTGAACAAGGAATTAAAAGAATCAGGTTACCGGATGTGGAAGAAAAATAACGCGGAATTTTGTTTTGATGCCGGCAATGTCACAGCCGGCTACCAGGCAGGGCATACCCATGCCGATACTTTCAGCTTCTGCGTTCACCTGCATGGCAGGCCGGTCATAGTAGACACCGGAGTATCCACTTATGAAAAAAACGTAAGAAGGCTTCTTGAGCGATCGACCTGTATGCATAATACAGTTACCATAAACGAACTCAATTCTTCCGAAGTATGGAGGGGGTTTCGGCTGGGAAGACGGGCAAATGTGAGGATAATCATGGAAGCGCCCTATAGGCTGGTTGCCGTTCATGATGGATATGAGCGCCAGAAATGTGCCCATCAACGAACGTTTGACTGGTGTGACGACACACTATTAATTGAAGATTTCCTGAAAGGGAGTACCCGCGAAACAGTAGCTGTTTCCCGCTTGCATTTTCATCCGGACCGGAAAATACATATTAATGGAAACAAGATATATGTGGATAAGGACGCGTGGATAGAAGCAATTGGGTTTGATGAAATAATCCTGGAAACCTATTCCAATTGCAATGCATACAATGATTTAGTTCCCGCACAGCGCATTGCCGGCAGGTTTTCATCGGTCGCAAAATGGAGGCTTACTCTACTTTAGCCATGGCGTCTTTACCACCCGCCCATTTTTCAAGTTCGGACCAGATTGGCGTGTCGCCAAGCTGAGCGGGAACCGTTACTGCGGCCACCGCAGCCGGGCCCAGCCGGTTTTTCAATTGTTCCAGAAAAAAACTGCGGGGCTTCACAGGAATGCTCCAGCTGGCCCAATAAGCGTTTCCGTTCTTTTCGCCTCTGCACCCGATGCACCAGTTTATAGCGTTGGGAGGGCTCTCTATTTGAAATCCCTCCGTAGCCTTGCAATTCCAGAACATATTTTGCGCGCCGGCCCAGCCATGTCCGCCGCCCAGCTCCCGACGGTT is a window from the Anseongella ginsenosidimutans genome containing:
- a CDS encoding heparinase II/III family protein — protein: MGHTAVFEGEIDWNFSNYGKLWTYNLNYFEFLLSAGCSEQTGLSLIENYIKRFSSLKDGLEPYPTSLRIINWVKFMVAHRRPDPYLLKAIYWQCSRLSGRLEYHIMGNHLLENGFALVIGGCFLQQPGFYNTGKYIVLVELEKQILADGGHFEQSPMYHHIILHRLLDTINLLQHSRKFNGCEEFEARLRSYASSMISWMHNMSFSDKSFPCFNDAVAGIAPDSAQLADYSGELDIPAVNKELKESGYRMWKKNNAEFCFDAGNVTAGYQAGHTHADTFSFCVHLHGRPVIVDTGVSTYEKNVRRLLERSTCMHNTVTINELNSSEVWRGFRLGRRANVRIIMEAPYRLVAVHDGYERQKCAHQRTFDWCDDTLLIEDFLKGSTRETVAVSRLHFHPDRKIHINGNKIYVDKDAWIEAIGFDEIILETYSNCNAYNDLVPAQRIAGRFSSVAKWRLTLL